In Rathayibacter sp. VKM Ac-2762, one DNA window encodes the following:
- a CDS encoding CsbD family protein, with translation MGADDKIRNAAENLVGKAKEAVGKLTDNERLEAEGQADQTKAHTKKVGEDVKDVFKK, from the coding sequence ATGGGTGCAGACGACAAGATCCGCAACGCAGCCGAGAACCTGGTCGGCAAGGCCAAGGAGGCCGTCGGCAAGCTGACTGACAACGAGCGCCTCGAGGCCGAGGGCCAGGCCGACCAGACCAAGGCCCACACCAAGAAGGTCGGCGAGGACGTCAAGGACGTCTTCAAGAAGTGA
- a CDS encoding amidase domain-containing protein, protein MTLEGSNLDSVATVRFGEAEGSVAVDNPDQITVTAPPADGEAAGEVPVAFFDADGQAITFDAVTDSAAAVTVDGTPADAVQPAVDTSGAAEGTTAEASTDLAAPTATATPSPAATGVLASTKVVASAITFAYTPDPAIEAAKAQAALDASRLASQLDYLSTYWNDYNSAQYGVISGNDCVNFTSQSLIARGWEMDGEWSYSSSGGYSSAWASSTAFNAYLAAHPERATAIPDSERSRVKPGDIVQFDWDGSGDWDHTGVVTSVDGDRILYSSHTADNHDQSIDAASAGRIMFWGV, encoded by the coding sequence GTGACGCTCGAGGGATCGAACCTGGACTCGGTCGCCACCGTCCGCTTCGGCGAGGCCGAGGGCAGCGTCGCGGTCGACAACCCCGACCAGATCACGGTCACCGCCCCTCCGGCCGACGGAGAGGCAGCGGGCGAGGTCCCGGTCGCCTTCTTCGACGCCGACGGTCAGGCCATCACGTTCGACGCGGTCACCGACTCCGCCGCGGCGGTCACCGTCGACGGGACCCCGGCCGACGCGGTGCAGCCGGCCGTCGACACGTCGGGCGCCGCGGAGGGCACGACGGCCGAGGCCTCGACCGACCTCGCCGCCCCGACCGCGACCGCCACTCCCAGCCCCGCCGCGACCGGCGTGCTCGCCAGCACGAAGGTCGTCGCCTCGGCGATCACCTTCGCCTACACGCCCGACCCGGCGATCGAGGCCGCGAAGGCCCAGGCCGCGCTGGACGCGAGCCGCCTGGCCTCGCAGCTCGACTACCTCTCCACCTACTGGAACGACTACAACTCGGCCCAGTACGGCGTGATCTCGGGCAACGACTGCGTCAACTTCACCTCGCAGTCGCTGATCGCCCGCGGCTGGGAGATGGACGGCGAGTGGAGCTACTCCTCCTCCGGCGGCTACAGCTCCGCCTGGGCGTCGTCGACAGCGTTCAACGCCTACCTCGCCGCGCACCCCGAGCGCGCGACCGCCATCCCCGACTCCGAGCGGAGCCGGGTGAAGCCGGGCGACATCGTCCAGTTCGACTGGGACGGCTCGGGCGACTGGGACCACACGGGCGTCGTGACCAGCGTCGACGGCGACAGGATCCTCTACTCCTCGCACACCGCCGACAACCACGACCAGAGCATCGACGCGGCCTCCGCCGGCCGGATCATGTTCTGGGGCGTCTGA